A segment of the Bacillus sp. es.034 genome:
TCAGTTTGGTAAACTCATACAAAATAATGAAATCAATTTAATGATAGATGGTAATAAATTTTTCAGTAAACATGTTGGGGTTGTTGGATCAACAGGATCGGGTAAGTCAAGCACTGTGGCAAAGTTACTCCAAAAGAGCGTTGGTATTGAAGATAATATTAATACTAACAAAGAAAATCAAAAAAACAGCCACATAATAATTTTTGACATCCACTCTGAATATGCATCAGCCTTCTTTCTTAGAGAGGAAGAAAAATTCAATCTAAATGTCTTAGATGTAAATAATATTATACTACCTTATTGGCTAATGAACTCTGAAGAACTGGAAGACATGTTTATTGAAAGCAATGAATCAAATTCACATAATCAAGTATCACAATTCAGAAGGGCAGTAATATTAAATAAAATAAAATACAACCCGGATTTGAATGATTTAACATACGATACACCAGTATATTTTAGTATGGAAGAAGTATGTAACTATATTGAAAATCTAAACAACGAAATGATTAGTAAGCTAGAAGGAGAAAATTCACCCAAACTGACTAATGGAGAATTAATTTCAGATCGTATTTGTTATTTCGAAGATTTATACGAATTTGTTCCCCAATCAGCTGCAAAAGTTGATAAAGCTTCAGGTGGTCCTTACTATGGTGAATTTAATAGATTTATCTTAAGACTTAAAAATAAAATAGAGGATAAAAGGCTAAGCTTCTTATTTAAATCTCCTCAACAAGAAGACGACAAATTTGAGAATATAATAAAACAATTTATTGGATATTTGGATAAATCTAATATTAGCATTGTTGACCTAAGCGGTATCCCTTTTGAAGTACTGAGTATTACAGTTAGTCTCATATCAAGGATAGTTTTTGATTTTAGTTTTCATTATTCTAAAATTAGACATAATGATCATTTATTAAATGATGTTCCCATAATGATAGTTTGTGAAGAAGCACATATTTATGTGCCCAATAACACAAGTGCTCAGTACAGATCATCGAAAAAATCTATTGAAAGAATCGCAAAAGAAGGAAGAAAATATGGTTTAAGTCTCATGGTAGTAAGCCAGAGACCATCAGAAGTTTCTGAGACAATATTTGCTCAATGCAATAATTTCATTGCTCTTAGGCTTACTAATTATAATGACCAAAATTATATAAGAAGGTTGTTGCCGGACACTTCAAATGGGGTTGCTAACATACTTCCAAATTTATCTTCAGGGGAGTTTATTATGGTAGGAGATGCTGTAATAATACCTTCTGTTGCGAAAGAAGAAATGCCTAATCCTGCTCCCAAATCACAAAGCGTAGACTTTCATAATGAATGGCAAAAAAGTTGGGTCGGAAGATTAGGTTTTGAACACATAATTGAAAGATGGACAGGAAAGTAATACACCGTAGGAAATTAAATTTTCTACAAAAACCGGAAGTTAAACTATTAGATCCAGGGAGAAAAATAAAAAGCTAAACAAACAATTATAATTTTTAACATTTCTTGAAACTGGGTTTTCCGTTAAAGGGGGCAATAACTGAAGATCAGGTAATGGATCCAGCTATTGCCCTTTTTCAATTATTGGGCAGGCTAACGGAATAATAAAGACAAATTTAATTAACAACTCAGGTCATTTAAAGATCTGGGTTTTTCACTGTTTAATGATACGTTAATTATTTTATCCATTTGAGTTCCGAGTAGAGGCCATACTTCCGTAAAAAGTGCCAAAAAATAATACATATCTGATGTTTAGATGTTTTAACAACAAACTTGGAATATTTTGTTATAATTTGATTAGACAGAAAAAACAGAAAATAAAAGGGTGGTTATTATGGATTTTTCAATTGCCTGTAATTCAATTTCGAAAGAATTTAAAGGGGATGATGTTAGCACGCTTGCTCTAAATGATATTAATGTGGAGTTTCAAAAAGGAGAATTTGTCTCTATTGTAGGAACTTCTGGATCTGGAAAATCAACATTATTAAGCCTACTTGGTACCCTCGACGCTCCCTCTAAGGGGGAAATACTATATAAGGGGGAGAATATTAAGGCTTTAAAAGCAAATCAATTAGCTGATTTTCGGTTTGAAAACATTGGTTTTATCTTTCAGCAATTTCACTTACTTCCAACATTAACTTCATTAGAAAACGTGATGGCCCCTCTATTTTCACGGAAAGTCCCATACAATAAGAAACAAAAAGCTGAGGAAGTTTTAGAAAAAGTTGGACTAAAAGATAAATTGAACTCACTGCCCTCTCAGTTATCTGGGGGACAACAACAGCGTGTTGCCATCGCAAGAGCAATAATACATGAGCCCCATTGGTTATTGGCAGATGAACCTACCGGGAATTTAGATAGTGAAACAGGAGAAATGATATTTGAACTACTCTTTTCCCTTAACAGAGAAAAAGGGTGTGGAGTTATTTTCGTTACGCATGATCCCGTTTTAGCAAAGAAAGCTAGGCGAATCATTGAAATGAAAGATGGGTCTATCCTTTCAGATAATGTGGGTACATTTGTATGATTAGATTTATTTGGAATAATTGGTGGAGGAATAAGGGGAGGTTTATTTTACTTTTAGTAGGTGCTCTTATCGTAAGTACCGGTTTAAGCTACCTTGTCGGAGTCACACAGTCTAATAGTGGCACTATCGTTGACGAACTTCAGAACAGATGGAAATCTTCTTATCATATTGTGGTTCGACCTCCTGATACAAGAAGTGTTACAGAAGACTTGAATCTCCTTGAACCTAATTATCAGAGTGGATTATCGGGAGGAATTTCACTTGAACAATATAATCAGATAAAAGCAATGAGTGATATCGATATTGCTGCTCCTATTGCTATGATAGGATTTGTAAATAACGACATGGTAGTAAACAAGGTTGTGGTGCGTGAACCGGGTGTGTATAGACTAAATATTAAAGACGAGTCCAATACTGGGGCAGGGATAGATACTGAAAACGGATCATTATACTTCACTGTTGGAGGATGGGAACCGGCCGGTGTGGGAAGAGAGTACGGCACGATACGATATAGCGGCGAACTGCCTCTTTCTTACGGATCTGAAGTCATGCTTGCTGGCA
Coding sequences within it:
- a CDS encoding ATP-binding protein; translation: MSNEVLGVVIDSSPLDIVIEVQDVRTFEKNKSFLQVGQYIKILDGNSKHIISSISNVKAIHQLDKDNNPYFRFNIHTQPVGMLNSNGDFKRGNMTLPVPTEPAYIVSESDMYKIFNGNGSYNFQFGKLIQNNEINLMIDGNKFFSKHVGVVGSTGSGKSSTVAKLLQKSVGIEDNINTNKENQKNSHIIIFDIHSEYASAFFLREEEKFNLNVLDVNNIILPYWLMNSEELEDMFIESNESNSHNQVSQFRRAVILNKIKYNPDLNDLTYDTPVYFSMEEVCNYIENLNNEMISKLEGENSPKLTNGELISDRICYFEDLYEFVPQSAAKVDKASGGPYYGEFNRFILRLKNKIEDKRLSFLFKSPQQEDDKFENIIKQFIGYLDKSNISIVDLSGIPFEVLSITVSLISRIVFDFSFHYSKIRHNDHLLNDVPIMIVCEEAHIYVPNNTSAQYRSSKKSIERIAKEGRKYGLSLMVVSQRPSEVSETIFAQCNNFIALRLTNYNDQNYIRRLLPDTSNGVANILPNLSSGEFIMVGDAVIIPSVAKEEMPNPAPKSQSVDFHNEWQKSWVGRLGFEHIIERWTGK
- a CDS encoding ABC transporter ATP-binding protein, which encodes MDFSIACNSISKEFKGDDVSTLALNDINVEFQKGEFVSIVGTSGSGKSTLLSLLGTLDAPSKGEILYKGENIKALKANQLADFRFENIGFIFQQFHLLPTLTSLENVMAPLFSRKVPYNKKQKAEEVLEKVGLKDKLNSLPSQLSGGQQQRVAIARAIIHEPHWLLADEPTGNLDSETGEMIFELLFSLNREKGCGVIFVTHDPVLAKKARRIIEMKDGSILSDNVGTFV